From the Cyanobacterium sp. T60_A2020_053 genome, one window contains:
- a CDS encoding DUF3134 domain-containing protein encodes MKNPALRQEKRYEPAPVIPLKQEGSLLEWLESNNRIIYREEKEEKVILLPASEDEEISELIDGEDDDFDADLDDDLDDDEDLI; translated from the coding sequence ATGAAAAACCCTGCTCTACGACAAGAAAAACGCTACGAACCAGCGCCCGTCATCCCATTAAAACAAGAAGGTTCTCTGCTAGAATGGCTAGAAAGTAATAATCGAATCATTTACCGAGAAGAAAAAGAAGAAAAAGTCATCCTCTTACCAGCTTCAGAAGATGAAGAAATTTCAGAATTGATTGACGGGGAAGACGATGACTTTGATGCTGATTTAGACGATGATTTAGATGACGATGAAGATTTAATCTAA
- a CDS encoding 30S ribosomal protein S6, translated as MTVTYELMFILRPDLSQEQVNQQMRKYRDLLKQFGADKVSMEVWGKRRLAYEINRFQDGVYILCYFTGDGTQVAPVERDMRLSEEVIRYLTTKHEKGLEFEEKDVPEAPEAVAPPTAPVTPTEAPESSEETTVEEVTEADSNSEEE; from the coding sequence ATGACTGTAACCTATGAATTAATGTTTATTTTGCGCCCTGATTTAAGTCAAGAGCAAGTAAACCAACAAATGCGCAAATATCGTGATTTACTCAAGCAGTTTGGTGCCGACAAAGTATCCATGGAAGTTTGGGGTAAACGCCGTTTAGCTTATGAAATTAACCGTTTTCAAGATGGTGTTTATATCTTATGTTACTTTACAGGGGATGGTACACAAGTAGCGCCCGTCGAACGAGATATGCGTCTAAGTGAGGAAGTAATTCGTTACTTGACTACTAAACATGAAAAAGGTTTAGAATTTGAGGAAAAAGATGTTCCTGAAGCACCAGAAGCGGTTGCACCTCCGACAGCGCCCGTCACCCCTACTGAAGCACCCGAAAGTAGCGAGGAAACCACCGTAGAGGAAGTAACCGAAGCAGATAGCAATTCCGAAGAAGAATAA
- a CDS encoding DUF1818 family protein, with protein MLKKGQGWRLGWREDDRLYPALIGSDTWALELTKAEMTDFCRLLPQLSDSMSAMTEYLMAEETISCEVETPLMWLGADGYCHHFSVRIILHTGRGAEGYWEAKAIPELLSALQCLKSY; from the coding sequence TTGCTCAAAAAAGGTCAAGGATGGCGCTTAGGATGGCGAGAAGATGATCGTCTTTACCCGGCTTTGATCGGCTCTGATACATGGGCGCTAGAATTGACTAAAGCAGAAATGACTGATTTTTGTCGTCTTTTACCCCAGCTTTCTGATAGTATGTCAGCCATGACAGAATACCTCATGGCAGAAGAAACTATTTCCTGTGAAGTAGAAACCCCTTTGATGTGGTTAGGTGCTGATGGTTATTGTCATCATTTTTCCGTAAGAATTATTTTGCATACAGGGAGGGGCGCTGAAGGTTATTGGGAAGCAAAAGCTATCCCAGAATTACTCAGCGCCCTTCAATGCTTAAAATCTTACTAA
- a CDS encoding PPC domain-containing protein, with protein sequence MYQPLPIILGETVEDKLSNQDIPTGDGGFARDYAVNLKEKDRILIEIISDQFDTIVILMTEDGQTVAENDDAPDGSTNSLLFTTITTEGKYIIRVRSFALTGGGDFTIRVAKMQEIGVTP encoded by the coding sequence GTGTATCAACCTTTACCAATTATTTTAGGAGAAACTGTTGAGGATAAACTCTCTAACCAAGACATTCCCACTGGGGATGGGGGATTTGCGAGGGATTACGCTGTTAACCTGAAAGAAAAAGACCGAATCTTAATTGAGATAATTTCAGATCAATTTGATACTATTGTAATTTTAATGACAGAAGATGGTCAAACTGTAGCTGAAAATGACGATGCACCTGACGGCTCAACTAATTCCCTTTTATTTACTACCATTACCACTGAGGGAAAATATATCATTAGGGTGCGCTCTTTTGCTCTTACCGGAGGAGGTGACTTTACTATCCGAGTGGCAAAAATGCAGGAAATTGGCGTCACCCCATAA
- a CDS encoding DUF3067 family protein: MTGEDLHRLIFDKWGYSYDVQVLKIKDRIYFQVMWKYLQQNSFPLSETEYYAHLEQITTYLNAWGVVAQVETGILESKNRPRLGKAISINLDLGDRVSEWIL; encoded by the coding sequence ATGACAGGTGAAGACTTACATCGGTTAATTTTTGATAAATGGGGCTATTCTTATGATGTACAGGTGTTAAAAATTAAAGACCGTATTTATTTTCAAGTCATGTGGAAGTATCTACAACAAAACTCTTTTCCCCTTAGCGAAACAGAATATTATGCCCATCTAGAACAAATCACTACTTATCTTAACGCTTGGGGAGTAGTGGCACAAGTGGAAACAGGTATCCTCGAAAGCAAAAATAGACCCCGTTTAGGCAAAGCAATTAGTATTAACTTAGATTTGGGAGATCGTGTTTCTGAGTGGATTTTATAA